ATTCATATGTATAGGCTTTTGAAAATCGCTGTCCATTATTAGATGCAGGTTCTGTTATTTTTGTAAGATTTCCATAAATGTCATATTCCATATCCGTTTCTGCAGTCTGCCCACTAATTATTCTTGAGATTTTTGTTATATTGCGGTTTGCATTTACTGTTGAAATTGTTGTTCTTGTAATACTTCCCGCAAGGATATTATGCTCGCTGGGAATACCTACTACATTCTTAGCTCCGGGATCATGATAACCTATTCTCACAATAATATCATCACCCGTATTAGTAAGGGTTGAACCCTTATCTGTATACTTTGAGGGATTCCCATATTGATCATACTGATCTACCGTAGATATTAAAGTTTTACTATGGCTGGTGTTCCCTGCGAATTCAGTAATTGTACTCTCGGTTTTATATAATAATGGAATAATCCTACCAATATCCCTATATTGCGGCTGGGATTGCCCTTCAGATAATTCATAACCAATATTTGATAATTGATCAAAATATCTATAAGTATATTTGGTTTCAGAACGTTTTTTCCCGTTACCATCAATAAGATAAGTCGACCTTATTAACCCTTTTTTATAAAAGTACTGCCGTACTCTTGTATCATTGTAATTTACATAAAAATCACTATCATTAAAATTGGTTTCATATTCGGTAACATGTGTCTGATGTTGAGTAAACGGCTGACCTTCTTCTCCACCATATGTTATCGTCTTAACCAAACCAAATCCTAAAAACGCTCTCTCTCTTCTGTCTTGAACACCGTTTTCGTATTCAAATGTTACTTGTGATTTATTAATCGGTATAGGGATTCCCGGACCATCCGTGCTAATATTTGCCAGATCCGAAATAATGACTTTTGTTAATGCCATTTTAGAAAAAGGCATTTGATATGTACCTCCAATAAGATTTCCAGAATTACTACCATTATGAATATCATATTCAAGCGAGATATTACCCTGAAGCGGATTAGTGATGGTTGAAAGTAAATTTGCCTTTCCTAAATTATTATGATAAACTTTCAAGCTGGCCTCATTGTCAGACATCAGTAAATCAGGCAAACCATCTCCATCAAAATCTCTTAAATCTACGGTTTGCTTACTAACAGATTTATCTTTATTATATCCGAAGCTAACGCAAAGTTTGATTCCAAGACAGGCACAAATTGTAAAATTAAAATTGAATCCAGACGAATTTTGTTTATTTTCCAATTCAAAATCGTGATTCATTATATTATTTTGGAATGCTGTCCCGGTATTGATCAGCATATCATAAGTATTTGCAGATCTTATAATCTTATCTTCCAATCCGTCTCCATTGATATCTAAAAATGCAGTACTTGTATTAGACTTAGACTTAGACAAACCGACTCCTAAAGCAAAACTTCCATTAGGCCAACTAATCCCTCCCCCACCGGACAATGATGAGGAACTATTATTTGAAAGATCGGAAATATCCCAGTTATGGGATTCACTTATAAAAGTATGTCCATTATTAATATATAATGTTCCTTCTGATACAAAATCCAATAACCCATCTCCGTTAATATCGAACCAAACAGCTTTACTTTTTGATCTGGCCGTACCTAATTGGACATTTAATCCAATTCCTACTGCATTAGCTGATGTAGTTGTCTGAGTATTTTTCTCTCCACCCGTTTGAAATCCTCCGTTTGCTGTATTACTAAATTTAGTAGGAACAGGAAGGCCCAGACTTAAACCGTAATTTGTCGTGGTATTATACATTTCTCTTTCAAATGTGTTGGCAGGAATACTCAATTGTCCTAAAAGGTTAGTCTGTTGTATTGAGTGGCTCGAAACCACATCAGGATAACGGTCTCCGTTAAAATCTACAAAATGATCTTTTGTATAATCTCTTGAGCTGCCCGCATTACCTCCAACAATAAATGCACTCCCATAGACATTAAATCCATTCCCTTTGTAATACTTGATAATACCTCTCGGGCTTGGCACAGAATATCCCGGATACTGAGATTCACTGTCGGGATCAGTATAAGTCCCCAAAAGGGCTGGCTGCATATGATATTGATCTATTTCTGCAGATTCTAAAGGTGATGTATAAGTCTCAGCATCAGTTTTTAAATCAATTGGAGTAAAATATCTTGAATTCATCATTTGACTTACATAATTAAACACACAGTCCTGATAGGCTTGTGAATTCGGATCTCCTGAACAAGGTAAAGTCGGATTCAGCAAGCTCATATTAAAACCGCTTAAGCTTGAGTTGAATTCGCCTTCCCTAATTGTTTGCCCCTTATACTTAGAACCATTGTAAGAGAAACCTCCCCAACCTTGATATACTAAACCAGTATTAACATTATAATGAACGTTACCTGATCTCGCTGCAAAATAATCTGCTTTATGCTCTGTATTTGCTAGTGGTCCGGATCCTGAAGTAGGCCCTTGTGATTCATAATTATAATTATAAATATAAGGATCTAATTCTGCTAACTTTTTTGTGACTTCATAATCTGATGAGGTGATCTCAAAATAGAATAAGTGTTGCCATAATTGAGAATATGGTATACCGGGAATACCGGTTACACCAAATATATCACAGAAATTAAATTTTGGAATTTCCATAACATTATCAACTACATTAACTTTATTTTTGAGCAAATAAGCGATATTTCCGCTACCATCTTTCATTTTCAAGGAAAAAGTGACTGTAGTATTATGTAATGTGGGAAGATTTATTGTAAGAGGTTGATAAGGACTGCTGGTAAACTTTGGATATAATAAAAATCTACATTCAGAATACTGGCTGTATTTACTGAAATTTTTAGGAAGATTATCACTGAGTCTTTCACCATAAGGATGATACTCTACCAAAGCATTAATCTGCTGAACCTCAGTCTCAGTAGTAACCTCCATTTTAGGCTTCCATTTGATTTTCTCCCATGAAACGTTTGTATCTGAAGACACATCAAAATTCAATATTGTAATAGTGGAATCGGATACCGCTTGATTAACCAATATATCTGAAATATCAACTCCAGAGATTAGATTACCTGCTGGTGTTAATGTACTTAATGAATTTCCCTTTATTAACTTATGATGATAAATCAAATTTGATGACGACGGCTGTATTACTCCGGTAGTATCTGATTTCGGAACAACAATTTTATAGATTTTAAAGTCAACATCATCAGTAAAATATTGACTGCCCATATTTGCCCAGGAAATGTTGACATGTGCTTTTTCTCCCAGTGGATTCCCTTTTTTGCTAGATGCTAAATAAGAATTGGGTGCATTAAAATGATAATAAAAATTTCCATTTGCATCTTTTGCAGTATCAATTGAATTATCGACAATATAAGCAATCCCAACTTCAGATACAATTTTGTCCTTGATTGGATTTTCCTTAGCACTTGCCACTACAAAAATTCTTTGTCCTTTTTGTACTTCAACAGTTTCATGAATGCTAACCTGCTGCCCTGGAATTGTTAGGGTGACAGGAGATCCGATTACTGCGGAGTTTGCAGGTACATATGACGGATTATCTTCGTTTGCTTTGGTCATTGCCCCTAATTCAAGCCAAAAATCTACACCATCTACTGACTGCTGCTCTAAAGTAGCATTAGCATGGACTATGATTCTACCTGATACAGGTGCTTCCCACATTCTTACAATATTGCCTAAAAGTTGTGGACCTGTTTGTCCTGGCTCAATGATCTGTACTGCAGGAGCACCGTTTAAAATAACATTAGGAGTTGTTTCCGTAACATTAGGCTCATTATCTTTTTGTGATTCAAATTCCGGAACTCCATTTCTAATTCTGCTGTAATATACATCACCATAACTAATCAAGTCTGCTAAACCATCACCATTTACATCTGAAAAGTATACAGGAGTATTATTATTTGACCAGTTAACATTTGCTCCGGCTGCATAATTTTTATACACAAATTCTAATCCCGCAGAACCAATATAAGAACTTGTTTTTGAAAGCGGTGTTCCTGTTGGCCAGTTCACCGAGCTGTTAACACCTCCGAAGCCGGATCCGTAGTTTTTTCTAAACCATAAATTTCCATTCCCTCCGTAAAAAACTTTATCCGGCAAGCCGTTTCCATCAATATCCATCAATTGGCTTTTACCGTATGTCTTATTCTCGCTGTAAGACATATTAAACCCAACTGTATTTTTCTTATTAAAACTTACAAAAAAACATCCGGCACCACTTCCTATATTTAGGGAACCTCTAATTTTATTGATATTATCACTAAAATCTCCATTAATAGCAGAAGGATTTGCACCGTTAAAGGGCCCAACATTACCAACGTCAGTCCCAGTATTATATGTCTGAGGCTGGTCTTCAAAAATTCTTGCCGTTTTATAAGAGAACTTATGCCTGTTAAACTCATTACCGCTGCCATCCTTTTGTATAATTGCGGTTAAAAGCCTTTTATTGAACTGCCCAGCTGTTGTATTGATAAACTGATACTCTCTAATTTTTATATTAGCTCTGTAAACGGCAATTTTATTTAATATTTTAGCATCAGTAAGCTTAACTCCTGATTTATAGCTAAAAGTTCTATCAGCTCTAACCCCAGGTTCATTTTCGAAAGTGACAAATGTATTATTGCTATAGGCAATTCTTGATAAATACTTACCTTTCCCGCCCCCTTCAAAAGAGTCTGTATATTGATAAACTATTGTATTATTATAACGGTCTGTAACTTTTGTTAAATACCATCTGATTCTGTTCCCAGTAGAGTTTGAAGAAGAATTGTCCGTCAGAACTTCATTATATTCTTTCTTTATACCATCTCTATCTAATATTTCCCAGGTATAAGATGAGGGCGTATTACCTTTTCTTGTAATATACAGACCTTCAGTGACCCCTGTTCTGTAGTAAAATCTTGTATCAGAATTACTTCTATTTTCTTGAATTTGAATTTTATTAGGTAAATAATTATCTTTAAATACCAATTGCTCGCCACCTATAGTATAAATTTCACTCTCTTTTGTAGGGTCAAAAACAGGAACTCCCCAACGGGTATCAATTTCTATCGTTCCTACAGAAATGTCCCAGCCAGTTCCAGCCCAGCCGGATTTATTATCACTGTTATAAGTGACAGAAATGCTGGGTTGAAGCCCGCTGATTCCTTTAGGGATTTCTATAGGATATTGCACAACAGCAGATCCTTGTTGATTAGCACTCGGTGGTGAAATCATATTGATTTTAGATGCAGGATTGGCGATTGGGGCGTCATTTAATGCTGTGGGAGCAGAAGCACTGTTTTCAGGACTCTCGGGCTGTTTCATTACGCCGTTTATATAATCGGTTGTATTCCCAAATAATGTCTTAAAAACAACATATTTTTTTTTGGTATTGATACTATCTACAGCTATCGATACCCAAGATTTTTTAGTATAATCAAATTTAAATGCAGTAATATCATTTTCAGTATAACTGTTTGGAAGTTTAGTTTCATCATAGGGAAGATGTACAATCGTTTCTTCCGTAGCTTTTCCTTTAAACCTGAAACCATAATAATCTGCACTCACATTACTGATTGATTGCTCTATAGGAGGAAGGTCAATATTTCTCAGTCCTAATACAATCCCTGTCTCAGATCTATAAACAATATTGTTATTTAATTCTTTATAAGAATTAATTTCAGAAAATGGCTTTTGATTATCTTTTGAAATTAATTCTTCATATGTACTTTTATCTTTATTTGTGAATTTTATACTTATTTCTTTTTTATTCTCTGCCAATGATAAAAATTCAAATTCATTCCCATGCATTTTAATATTTTGTTCTCCAATTTCTATAGATTCTATTGATGGAGAATCAATAAATCCGCGAATATAAAATACTTTGTCTTTGTAAATTTTTGATACGATTTTATATGGCTTTATATTTTTTACTTTATTCTCAGTAATACGTACATTTTTTATAGTATAATAATCCCCTTTATTTAATGCATTAAAAAGCACAAAGTTATTACCCTCTTTTAAAATTGCAGGATCAATTTCCTCACTAACTTCTGTCCATCCTGAATTTTTTTCCTTAATGTAACCGCCTATTGCATAACTTCCATTTATACTTCTGGTAACTGAATTAATATCAGAATAACCATCTATATCATATGATAATTTATAAGAACCGATCTTATTAACATTTGATAATGGAATATTGAATATATTATCTGATGGGTCAGAATCCCACTGTTTTGCATCTCGATCACCAATCTCACCAATGTACCCTGAATTTACCAAAGCTTTATCATTAAAAAACAAATTTACAGGTCGAGCCGATAGTGTTGTATTTCTTATTTTATCATTATCTATGATTGTAGCAGATTTAGAATCTATCGGTAAAGTAGATGTTTCTAATGTGGATCCATACCTTTTTTGTATCGTGGAATTGTAAACTGGCTTTAAAAAGTCACAATTGATTTTAAAAGGATTTGAGTATTGGCTTACAGAAGGACCTTTTTCTGTGTCTTTATGCATAACTTTATACATAGTCCAGCTACACAAAGAAAGGATGATAGGTATAAACACCGGTAATAAATCAATATATTTAATATTGAATAAAATTCTTTTTCTCATGATAAATTATAGGTAATTAGCTTTTTAATAAATAATGAAATTGACTCCTTTTCCTTCTTCAGGAATAAATATTTTTATATTATAATATCCTACAACAGGTGGGATAGACATAGGAATTGTAAATTCTGAAGCAGAATTATACTCACCTTGTTTAACGAGTACACCAAGCCCATTAAATATTTTAATGGTTAAAGGTTTAGAAGACTTTAATTCCACTCTAATACTAATATTTCCATCTCGTGACGGGTTAGGCGACACTGTAATTTTTTTAAATAAAGAATTGTTTTGAAGAGATACATAATCCGTAGAGTTAAGTACTGATAAATTCTTAATAATCTCACATCCTAATTTATTTTTAACTTTCAATTGATAATTACCTATTCCGGTAAGCATGTAAGGAGCAGTGTTTGTTGTCTGTCCATTTGCTGCTATCAAAGTGTAATTGAAGGAGCTGGTATTAAGATCCAACTCAATTGGCATCCCCTGCCAAAGATAATCAGAATCAATATTTTGATTAATAATACCCTGTAAATCGAATGTTCTTACAATACTGTCATAGCCTGGTTTGTTGATGATTACCTTATAGTTGTCTGGAACTAAACTATTGAGTATAATAGGACTAGATGTAGACTGTGTATTATTTACTACTATTTGGTTTGTTGTTAAACTTTGGAGTGAATACTCGAAAGGCAGAAGATTGCTTGGAACAGAAATTTTTACCAAATTATTTCCTAATTCTTCACAGTTACTAATTAATTGAATATTAGCATCACTTTGATCATTATTTAAACTGAAAGTAAAATAATCAATTTCATCATTATCAATATTCCATACAATGTCCTTAAATACATATAGTGTATCACTAATTTTTTTACCCGTAATATCTGTAGATATATCATTTTGAAAATTATTTTCATTTTGAAACAATCGTAATTTAATAGATGTACCTACAGGCTGTACTGGTAAAATAGCATATACATTAGTTTTTAAATATTGATTATTCTCCCTCTTATTTTGAACTTTCCACATTCGGTGCATATCTCGCCTTGGATGCTGTGAAAGCAGATCAACTTCCTTAAACTCCAATCCTTGGTTGTTATCTCCCCATAATAAAAAGTTCTGATTCTCTATTGATCCTGTGTTAAAATTGTTTGTTAACTTCAGACTGTCAATAGAAATAGCAACATTGCCTTTATTAGAATTTTTTGACTGCTTCTGATAAAGTTCAAAGGCATCATCTCTACCAATTCCCGTAATGCGATTATTATAATTTTTATTTTTCTTGGAATCCCATAAGATTTGATCAGTTGAAGAAATATAATTTTTCTCGGAAATATTATTGATCATAATACCATATTTAATAGATAAGAATGTCTCAATTTTTTTTATTTCTATGTCAGAAAGATTTCTATCAAATACTAAAACTTCAGGAATCAGTATTTTTTTATCGGATCTTTTGTTAAAAAACACCATAGAACTAATCTTTTTATTAACATCTTTCTTTGTAAAAGTCAATATTTTAGCATTGATTTCCTGATTGGTAATTTTCAAAGAGTCCATAAAATCAGTAATACCCAATGTACCAATTACAGAGCTTCCAATTTTAGCATATATTTTATTTTCCGTACCTCCAAATTTGTTTCCAACCATGAAAAAGGTAGGCTGGTTTAGACCAATATTTAATTTTTTTAAAACATTTTTATAATTGTCTTTTATTAAATGATAATTCATCAATCTCCCTTCCAGCGTATCTGATACTAAAACAGGGTGCTGTACACTATTCTTTCTGAATGCAAGCCCAGAAATACCTCCTATCATTGATGTTTGCGAAAATAGAAGTAGCTGTAAAAAAACAAAAGATAGAGTTAATATTTTTCTTATAATTTTCATGGA
The sequence above is a segment of the Chryseobacterium sp. JJR-5R genome. Coding sequences within it:
- a CDS encoding RHS repeat-associated core domain-containing protein, yielding MRKRILFNIKYIDLLPVFIPIILSLCSWTMYKVMHKDTEKGPSVSQYSNPFKINCDFLKPVYNSTIQKRYGSTLETSTLPIDSKSATIIDNDKIRNTTLSARPVNLFFNDKALVNSGYIGEIGDRDAKQWDSDPSDNIFNIPLSNVNKIGSYKLSYDIDGYSDINSVTRSINGSYAIGGYIKEKNSGWTEVSEEIDPAILKEGNNFVLFNALNKGDYYTIKNVRITENKVKNIKPYKIVSKIYKDKVFYIRGFIDSPSIESIEIGEQNIKMHGNEFEFLSLAENKKEISIKFTNKDKSTYEELISKDNQKPFSEINSYKELNNNIVYRSETGIVLGLRNIDLPPIEQSISNVSADYYGFRFKGKATEETIVHLPYDETKLPNSYTENDITAFKFDYTKKSWVSIAVDSINTKKKYVVFKTLFGNTTDYINGVMKQPESPENSASAPTALNDAPIANPASKINMISPPSANQQGSAVVQYPIEIPKGISGLQPSISVTYNSDNKSGWAGTGWDISVGTIEIDTRWGVPVFDPTKESEIYTIGGEQLVFKDNYLPNKIQIQENRSNSDTRFYYRTGVTEGLYITRKGNTPSSYTWEILDRDGIKKEYNEVLTDNSSSNSTGNRIRWYLTKVTDRYNNTIVYQYTDSFEGGGKGKYLSRIAYSNNTFVTFENEPGVRADRTFSYKSGVKLTDAKILNKIAVYRANIKIREYQFINTTAGQFNKRLLTAIIQKDGSGNEFNRHKFSYKTARIFEDQPQTYNTGTDVGNVGPFNGANPSAINGDFSDNINKIRGSLNIGSGAGCFFVSFNKKNTVGFNMSYSENKTYGKSQLMDIDGNGLPDKVFYGGNGNLWFRKNYGSGFGGVNSSVNWPTGTPLSKTSSYIGSAGLEFVYKNYAAGANVNWSNNNTPVYFSDVNGDGLADLISYGDVYYSRIRNGVPEFESQKDNEPNVTETTPNVILNGAPAVQIIEPGQTGPQLLGNIVRMWEAPVSGRIIVHANATLEQQSVDGVDFWLELGAMTKANEDNPSYVPANSAVIGSPVTLTIPGQQVSIHETVEVQKGQRIFVVASAKENPIKDKIVSEVGIAYIVDNSIDTAKDANGNFYYHFNAPNSYLASSKKGNPLGEKAHVNISWANMGSQYFTDDVDFKIYKIVVPKSDTTGVIQPSSSNLIYHHKLIKGNSLSTLTPAGNLISGVDISDILVNQAVSDSTITILNFDVSSDTNVSWEKIKWKPKMEVTTETEVQQINALVEYHPYGERLSDNLPKNFSKYSQYSECRFLLYPKFTSSPYQPLTINLPTLHNTTVTFSLKMKDGSGNIAYLLKNKVNVVDNVMEIPKFNFCDIFGVTGIPGIPYSQLWQHLFYFEITSSDYEVTKKLAELDPYIYNYNYESQGPTSGSGPLANTEHKADYFAARSGNVHYNVNTGLVYQGWGGFSYNGSKYKGQTIREGEFNSSLSGFNMSLLNPTLPCSGDPNSQAYQDCVFNYVSQMMNSRYFTPIDLKTDAETYTSPLESAEIDQYHMQPALLGTYTDPDSESQYPGYSVPSPRGIIKYYKGNGFNVYGSAFIVGGNAGSSRDYTKDHFVDFNGDRYPDVVSSHSIQQTNLLGQLSIPANTFEREMYNTTTNYGLSLGLPVPTKFSNTANGGFQTGGEKNTQTTTSANAVGIGLNVQLGTARSKSKAVWFDINGDGLLDFVSEGTLYINNGHTFISESHNWDISDLSNNSSSSLSGGGGISWPNGSFALGVGLSKSKSNTSTAFLDINGDGLEDKIIRSANTYDMLINTGTAFQNNIMNHDFELENKQNSSGFNFNFTICACLGIKLCVSFGYNKDKSVSKQTVDLRDFDGDGLPDLLMSDNEASLKVYHNNLGKANLLSTITNPLQGNISLEYDIHNGSNSGNLIGGTYQMPFSKMALTKVIISDLANISTDGPGIPIPINKSQVTFEYENGVQDRRERAFLGFGLVKTITYGGEEGQPFTQHQTHVTEYETNFNDSDFYVNYNDTRVRQYFYKKGLIRSTYLIDGNGKKRSETKYTYRYFDQLSNIGYELSEGQSQPQYRDIGRIIPLLYKTESTITEFAGNTSHSKTLISTVDQYDQYGNPSKYTDKGSTLTNTGDDIIVRIGYHDPGAKNVVGIPSEHNILAGSITRTTISTVNANRNITKISRIISGQTAETDMEYDIYGNLTKITEPASNNGQRFSKAYTYESTYNTYPVEIRDSYDLASFTQYDANYLLGVPTVITDPNGVSSYYSYDSFGRVTQYRSPVDTDWTIKFYYYPNELVPVAVTERKAPVINGNAPSVNYFSSLFTNRWGQELAAKKLFKRKLNKYSFASNIFQVKDYLGRPVKTIIRDKVTTVTTAANIINALKTYDKYTVGENLSAQVYLTTTYDELDRPRLSTQYNAQTNNGVENLVTENKYGFGPDRDGITQFMTTTISPLGNTSISYTDERGRITSGRQTDGSQNLWTSNKYDIFSQVTQVKDANNNITTYQYDDWGRNIKTVQPDAGEMNYEYDAAGRVVSSNNAKLIAAGQSVTYEYEYNRISAIKFAPDDFVEYKYGDSGATDYSAGRLTSQTDRTGLQTFKYTSLGQVKEHTRILVAPNNTPKQFKTSFVYDVYNRINKITYPDSEEVFYNYNETGLLNNMYSKAPVNQPLVPIVSNIEYDNRDQMVSFTAGNQTQSNYNYDPWGKLSELTLFNIATGSTIRNNQYIFDRNGNILNALGTTPMAHSLPLDPMTAYSHKTYQYDMFNRLKNSKINTVGNEYSQYYELDMTYNNAGNIERKNYRLKSYQNSMMCQNPGNHGNEARYYYAVPGHPNAVSKIEYKRNYPFNAPMDCGNAVLNSPTDNSEQFTYDPNGNLKLFYLINGEKPDLYRQLFWSERNNLKALGERGVLSHYVYDAGGERVLKSDGISKKMYINGNDPNNTTQMGAYTYYPSGYMVLGAKTMSKHYYIGDQRIATRVGRVPSHRFKINEIKPYNELRSVLEEEIMDISDQAQYPPVIWFQNEDSQGTYVPPANTLSNEPDCEYAMEQLLISLSQDPDKESCYEMFLSMYESTLSGGTSFCSLLDNITLNNPQNCMDGQVLPEITDSEMYWIHPDHLGSSSVLTNSNSKVTNWYEYMPFGESLMELSTRDYDNPYKYNGKELDSQTGLYYYGARYYDPQRSFWLSVDPLVEITMSPYAYTWNDPVNYADPTGMIGERIGDPGGPNIFKRVYDWIFGHKPKNGVTVGTITSSREPDLPTFSQAPDHRMPGTVGGAIQDYRDSGPTPGYGTSVGLNMIGKEVSNQILDFGNFIRNSFGGGMDYSGLGPRMTKWDGNTMSATESLNAKFNAVMFADGLMTAGMGAISTRAEAGSINYMKSTDNFARFAARATPQAGALDVIGHGGPNIFQVNNITVEGGEQLINHRVLAKLIRQNPQFIGQDIRLLSCSTGEAEFAQNLANKLKTNVFAPNNILWAHPSGRFSVGTTSSANTGKMIKFMPIKK